In a single window of the Vitis vinifera cultivar Pinot Noir 40024 chromosome 6, ASM3070453v1 genome:
- the LOC100265705 gene encoding protein LIGHT-DEPENDENT SHORT HYPOCOTYLS 6: MDSASGGGAADPSGGEGPSAGGGGGAAEGSSPAPPSRYESQKRRDWNTFLQYLKNHKPPLTLARCSGAHVIEFLKYLDQFGKTKVHISGCPYFGHPNPPAPCACPLKQAWGSLDALIGRLRAAYEENGGRPESNPFGARAVRIYLREVREGQAKARGIPYEKKKRKRPTVTATAVVAATNVSAPAVTQGVEVGGSSSSAAAGGSGDGTGGGGGADTGGAAATTVAPPTTTV, from the coding sequence ATGGATTCAGCATCAGGAGGGGGTGCAGCGGACCCGAGTGGCGGAGAGGGGCCGTCGGCCGGAGGAGGGGGAGGGGCGGCTGAGGGGTCATCGCCGGCACCGCCGAGTAGGTACGAATCACAGAAGAGGAGAGATTGGAATACGTTTTTACAGTACTTGAAGAACCACAAACCGCCATTGACGCTAGCGAGGTGCAGTGGAGCACATGTGATAGAGTTTTTGAAGTACTTGGACCAGTTTGGGAAGACGAAGGTGCATATAAGTGGGTGCCCATATTTTGGGCACCCCAATCCGCCGGCGCCGTGTGCCTGTCCTCTCAAGCAGGCATGGGGTAGCCTTGACGCGCTCATCGGACGGCTGAGAGCCGCCTACGAAGAGAACGGTGGACGGCCAGAGTCCAACCCTTTTGGGGCGAGAGCAGTAAGGATTTATCTGAGGGAGGTGAGAGAAGGGCAAGCCAAGGCTAGAGGGATTCCATATGAGAAGAAGAAGCGAAAACGCCCCACTGTTACGGCCACGGCGGTGGTGGCTGCTACAAATGTGTCGGCACCGGCTGTCACTCAAGGTGTTGAGGTTGGTGGTAGTAGTAGTAGCGCTGCAGCAGGTGGTAGTGGTGATGGAACTGGTGGCGGTGGCGGTGCTGATACTGGCGGTGCTGCTGCTACTACTGTTGCTCCGCCTACTACTACCGTATAG
- the LOC100243244 gene encoding eukaryotic translation initiation factor 2 subunit alpha homolog — protein MASNTPNLECRMYEAKYPEVDMAVMIQVKNIADMGAYVSLLEYNNIEGMILFSELSRRRIRSVSSLIKVGRQEPVMVLRVDKEKGYIDLSKRRVSEEDIQVCEERYNKSKLVHSIMRHVAETMNLDLEDLYIHVGWPLYRKYAHAFEAFKLIVTDPDSVLNSLTREIKEIGPDGQEVTKVIPAMSEEVKDSLIKNIRRRMTPQPLKIRADIEMKCFQFDGVLHIKEAMRKAEAAGNKDCPVKIKLVAPPLYVLTTQTLDKEQGMLILNNAITACTKEIEQHKGKLIVKEAPRAVSERDDKLLAEHMAKLRQDNEEVSGDEGEEEEEDTGMGDADLESSGPGLTE, from the exons ATGGCTTCGAACACGCCGAACCTAGAGTGCCGGATGTACGAAGCCAAGTATCCAGAGGTGGACATGGCGGTGATGATTCAGGTGAAGAACATCGCTGACATGGGAGCCTACGTCTCCTTATTGGAGTATAACAACATCGAAGGCATGATTCTATTCTCAGAGCTCTCTCGCCGTCGGATTCGTAGCGTGAGTAGTCTCATCAAAGTCGGCAGGCAAGAGCCTGTCATGGTGCTTAGGGTTGACAAAGAAAAAGGGTATATTGATCTGAGCAAAAGAAGGGTTTCGGAAGAGGATATTCAAGTCTGTGAGGAGAGATACAATAAGAGCAAGCTTGTTCATTCCATTATGCGCCATGTTGCTGAGACTATGAATCTTGATCTGGAG GATCTGTATATTCATGTTGGGTGGCCTCTGTACCGAAAATATGCGCATGCTTTTGAG GCGTTTAAATTGATTGTGACTGATCCTGATTCAGTTCTGAATTCCCTAACTCGTGAAATCAAAGAAATTGGTCCTGATGGCCAAGAG GTGACCAAAGTGATCCCTGCTATGTCAGAGGAGGTGAAGGATTCTTTGATCAAGAACATTAGAAGGCGAATGACACCACAACCATTAAAAATCCGTGCTGACATAGAAATGAAATGTTTCCAGTTTGATGGTGTTCTTCACATCAAG GAAGCTATGCGTAAAGCTGAAGCTGCCGGCAATAAAGACTGCCCtgtgaaaataaaattggttgCTCCTCCCCTCTATGTTCTAACCACTCAAACTCTTGACAAG GAGCAAGGAATGTTAATTCTTAATAATGCAATCACTGCTTGTACCAAAGAAATTGAACAACACAAGGGAAAACTAATTGTGAAGGAAGCACCAAGAGCT GTGAGTGAAAGAGATGATAAACTACTAGCTGAGCATATGGCAAAACTTCGGCAGGACAATGAAGAGGTTAGTGGTGATGAAGGTGAGGAAGAGGAGGAAGATACAGGAATGGGAGACGCTGATTTGGAAAGTTCAGGTCCTGGACTGACAGAGTAA